A single window of Nicotiana sylvestris chromosome 5, ASM39365v2, whole genome shotgun sequence DNA harbors:
- the LOC104232721 gene encoding uncharacterized protein isoform X1, whose protein sequence is MDPDLPSSPPKTRKVKFAPKAPPRRKKQNSVQHKTEADRNEDTNDNEAAEAILHRVNERLTRQKPKTEKKAVEVAFAHGVASPTSIRTFGKPKELAINRGSTVKDPESDDRMDIDSSPPLPSSIEADLAEISVSNSDALLKRKKKEYKEPWDYHHTNYPITLPLRRPYAGDPEILDEAEFGKAAANAEYDENNIHPASELGLLEKKDDVQILFLQLPVNLPLATKGGRDTAGCLPSPMLKGKEAAGTAPRLLASAKGKEIVDSSTISRRHNTAKEACNLEKLPAGNMGKMLVYKSGAIKLKLGDILYDVSPGVDCSFSQDVVAINTVEKHCCQLGEIGKRAVVTPDVDFLLNNRFS, encoded by the exons ATGGATCCAGATTTACCCTCATCTCCTCCCAAAACCAGAAAG GTTAAATTTGCTCCGAAAGCACCTCCCCGTCGAAAGAAGCAGAATTCCGTACAACATAAAAC tGAAGCAGATAGAAATGAAGATACCAATGATAATGAAGCTGCGGAGGCTATTCTGCACCGTGTTAAT GAGCGCCTGACTAGACAGAAACCTAAAACAGAGAAAAAAG CAGTTGAGGTTGCATTTGCTCATGGAGTAGCATCACCAACTTCCATAAGGACCTTTGGAAAGCCTAAGGAACTCGCTATCAATCGGGGTAGTACTGTGAAAGACCCTGAATCTGATGATAGGATGGACATTGATTCTTCACCTCCTTTACCTTCAAGTATTGAAGCAGATCTTGCTGAAATTTCAGTCAGTAATTCAGATGCTTTattaaaaaggaagaagaaagagtATAAAGAACCTTGG GATTACCATCATACCAACTATCCTATAACTCTTCCTCTGAGAAGACCTTATGCTGGAGACCCAG AAATTTTAGATGAAGCTGAATTTGGAAAAGCTGCAGCAAATGCAGAGTATGATGAAAATAATATACATCCTGCTTCAGAGCTTGGTTTACTG GAAAAGAAGGACGATGTACAGATTCTTTTTCTTCAGCTTCCGGTTAATTTACCCCTAGCTACCAAAGGAGGTAGAGATACTGCTGGCTGCTTGCCATCGCCTATGCTCAAGGGAAAAGAAGCAGCTGGCACTGCTCCTAGACTTCTTGCCAGTGCAAAGGGGAAAGAGATAGTTGACAGCTCTACAATTTCCAGAAGGCATAATACTGCAAAGGAAGCTTGCAATTTGGAAAAGTTACCTGCGGGGAACATGGGGAAAATGCTGGTTTACAAGAGTGGAGCAATCAAGTTGAAGCTTGGAGACATTCTCTATGAT GTTTCTCCTGGTGTAGATTGCTCTTTTTCTCAAGATGTTGTCGCAATCAATACTGTCGAGAAGCACTGTTGTCAACTTGGGGAAATAGGCAAGCGAGCTGTTGTGACTCCTGATGTTGATTTCCTCTTGAACAATAGATTTAGTTGA
- the LOC104232721 gene encoding uncharacterized protein isoform X2, translating into MDPDLPSSPPKTRKVKFAPKAPPRRKKQNSVQHKTEADRNEDTNDNEAAEAILHRVNERLTRQKPKTEKKVEVAFAHGVASPTSIRTFGKPKELAINRGSTVKDPESDDRMDIDSSPPLPSSIEADLAEISVSNSDALLKRKKKEYKEPWDYHHTNYPITLPLRRPYAGDPEILDEAEFGKAAANAEYDENNIHPASELGLLEKKDDVQILFLQLPVNLPLATKGGRDTAGCLPSPMLKGKEAAGTAPRLLASAKGKEIVDSSTISRRHNTAKEACNLEKLPAGNMGKMLVYKSGAIKLKLGDILYDVSPGVDCSFSQDVVAINTVEKHCCQLGEIGKRAVVTPDVDFLLNNRFS; encoded by the exons ATGGATCCAGATTTACCCTCATCTCCTCCCAAAACCAGAAAG GTTAAATTTGCTCCGAAAGCACCTCCCCGTCGAAAGAAGCAGAATTCCGTACAACATAAAAC tGAAGCAGATAGAAATGAAGATACCAATGATAATGAAGCTGCGGAGGCTATTCTGCACCGTGTTAAT GAGCGCCTGACTAGACAGAAACCTAAAACAGAGAAAAAAG TTGAGGTTGCATTTGCTCATGGAGTAGCATCACCAACTTCCATAAGGACCTTTGGAAAGCCTAAGGAACTCGCTATCAATCGGGGTAGTACTGTGAAAGACCCTGAATCTGATGATAGGATGGACATTGATTCTTCACCTCCTTTACCTTCAAGTATTGAAGCAGATCTTGCTGAAATTTCAGTCAGTAATTCAGATGCTTTattaaaaaggaagaagaaagagtATAAAGAACCTTGG GATTACCATCATACCAACTATCCTATAACTCTTCCTCTGAGAAGACCTTATGCTGGAGACCCAG AAATTTTAGATGAAGCTGAATTTGGAAAAGCTGCAGCAAATGCAGAGTATGATGAAAATAATATACATCCTGCTTCAGAGCTTGGTTTACTG GAAAAGAAGGACGATGTACAGATTCTTTTTCTTCAGCTTCCGGTTAATTTACCCCTAGCTACCAAAGGAGGTAGAGATACTGCTGGCTGCTTGCCATCGCCTATGCTCAAGGGAAAAGAAGCAGCTGGCACTGCTCCTAGACTTCTTGCCAGTGCAAAGGGGAAAGAGATAGTTGACAGCTCTACAATTTCCAGAAGGCATAATACTGCAAAGGAAGCTTGCAATTTGGAAAAGTTACCTGCGGGGAACATGGGGAAAATGCTGGTTTACAAGAGTGGAGCAATCAAGTTGAAGCTTGGAGACATTCTCTATGAT GTTTCTCCTGGTGTAGATTGCTCTTTTTCTCAAGATGTTGTCGCAATCAATACTGTCGAGAAGCACTGTTGTCAACTTGGGGAAATAGGCAAGCGAGCTGTTGTGACTCCTGATGTTGATTTCCTCTTGAACAATAGATTTAGTTGA